GTCCAACGTGCGAGACATCTCGTTTCGTGCGGCCCAAACGACCTCTGCGGCAATGTAAGGAAGATCAGGATGCAGCGGTTTGGCGAGCTCCGGGTTTTCTTTTGCAAGTTCAAGAATTGCTGGAGCGTCTGCTCCATATACTGACAAACTGCCAAATTCCTCAGGGTGCTGATGGTAGCCGTGAAGATGCATAGTAGCCGTAACACAAGGCCTTTCGTCAAGTCGCCCGAGCGTAGTGGCGTGGTCGACACAATCTTCGGCCATATGTCGATAGGTCGTCCACTTCCCACCGACGATTGTGAGCAGACCGGAGTGGTCAATGTGAATCGTGTAGTCGCGAGAGAGCGAGGAAGTTTTTCCATCGCTGGCTCCAGCAGCCTTTACTAACGGCCGTATGCCGACATAAACGCTGAGAATATCCTCTCGAGTCGGCTTGTGGCTCAGGTAGCGGCCCGCAGTCTCAAGGACGAACTCGATCTCTTCCTCAAAGGGTAGCGGCTCGTACGATACCGTCTCGATGGGCGTATCCGTGGTACCGACCAGAGTGCGGTTGTGCCAAGGGACAGCAAACAGTACGCGTCCATCGTCGGTATGGGGTACCAGCAGAGCCGTGTCCCCGATCAGGAAGGACCGGTCGAACATAAGATGAATCCCCTGGCTGGGTGCCATCATTTGCTCGGCCCCGGGTTCGGCGAACCGGCGAATTTCATCAGTGAAGATGCCTGTGGCATTCACCACGCAACGAGCCGTAATTTCATACTTTTCTCCGCTTTCACCATCTACCGCCACCACCCCTTGCACGAACCCCGACTCATCTTTCTTCAGCTCGATAACGCCTGCGTAGTTCAACAGGGCCGCTCCATGCTCTGCGGCAGTTGTCATCAGATTGATCAGGAGACGCGTGTCATCAAACTGCCCGTCGT
This Tunturibacter gelidoferens DNA region includes the following protein-coding sequences:
- a CDS encoding glycerol-3-phosphate dehydrogenase/oxidase: MNRDEMVARVRNRKEPWDIVVIGGGATGAGVAVDAASRGYDVLLLEREDFGKGTSSRATKLVHGGVRYLEQGNVSLVMEALKERGILLRNAPHIVKDLKFIVPNYSWWEAPFYGIGMKVYDFLAGKYSFGASKVLSLEETMQLLPTIRKDGLRGGVMYHDGQFDDTRLLINLMTTAAEHGAALLNYAGVIELKKDESGFVQGVVAVDGESGEKYEITARCVVNATGIFTDEIRRFAEPGAEQMMAPSQGIHLMFDRSFLIGDTALLVPHTDDGRVLFAVPWHNRTLVGTTDTPIETVSYEPLPFEEEIEFVLETAGRYLSHKPTREDILSVYVGIRPLVKAAGASDGKTSSLSRDYTIHIDHSGLLTIVGGKWTTYRHMAEDCVDHATTLGRLDERPCVTATMHLHGYHQHPEEFGSLSVYGADAPAILELAKENPELAKPLHPDLPYIAAEVVWAARNEMSRTLDDALARRTRALLLNARAAIAIAPEVASLLARELGKDAAWVEEQVRIFGALAAQYIPQGTKYPTAPPPIV